From one Lycium ferocissimum isolate CSIRO_LF1 chromosome 5, AGI_CSIRO_Lferr_CH_V1, whole genome shotgun sequence genomic stretch:
- the LOC132058356 gene encoding uncharacterized protein LOC132058356, whose product MTPIQAFYGHEPLTIARYIMGSIASELVESYLLQRDEVLQLLKHNLTKAQTRMKTFAHKSSTEVIFEIGDWVYVKLKPYRQVSLRLQKDHKHGRRYFGPSKSSRGLAQ is encoded by the exons ATGACCCCTATTCAAGCTTTTTATGGTCATGAACCCCTGACTATTGCTCGCTACATAATGGGCAGCATTGCTAGCGAGCTAGTGGAATCATATTTGCTCCAACGAGATGAAGTGTTGCAGTTGCTCAAGCACAACTTGACCAAGGCACAAACACGCATGAAGACTTTCGCTCACAAGTCCAGTACTGAGGTTATCTTTGAGATTGGAGACTGGGTTTATGTCAAATTAAAGCCCTATAGGCAAGTTTCTCTTCGTTTGCAAAAGGATCACAAACACG GTAGACGTTACTTTGGTCCTTCCAAGTCATCAAGAGGGTTGGCTCAGTAG